The following coding sequences are from one Shewanella violacea DSS12 window:
- the rpoZ gene encoding DNA-directed RNA polymerase subunit omega, which translates to MARVTVEDAVNQIGNRFDMILVAARRARQIAVQGKDPMVEEENDKPTVIALREIELGLVTADTLDADERQTVREREAAEIAAVAAIAEGRNDIL; encoded by the coding sequence ATGGCTCGCGTAACTGTAGAAGACGCCGTAAACCAAATCGGCAACCGTTTTGATATGATCCTGGTTGCAGCGCGTCGTGCTCGCCAAATCGCTGTGCAGGGTAAAGACCCTATGGTTGAAGAAGAGAACGACAAGCCTACGGTTATCGCACTGCGCGAAATCGAATTAGGTTTAGTTACTGCTGACACTTTGGATGCCGATGAGCGCCAAACTGTTCGTGAACGTGAAGCAGCTGAAATTGCTGCTGTAGCTGCGATTGCTGAAGGTCGCAACGACATATTATAA
- a CDS encoding phosphotransferase enzyme family protein gives MIDFVRQSVLPYFGIRTSDAKVSPLGNGHINDTFLVRWSNGELVLQGINTQVFKTPKALVENAHKIAEHLATKRQKSEYSLEIVAPVRTDKGLLAVDLGEQGFWRAINYLPHSHSIDVVSSEDEAFSAAKAFGHFSSALSDLDATQLEDVIPQFHHLPGRIDQLKAAVTCDQENRLASCSDWVDFVFSQQDILQELAQISPILPLRICHNDTKINNMLYDKRDMSSLAIIDLDTCMKGHLMYDFGDMVRTFTSPEEEDSTSLENVHVRESIFAAICRGYLSELDTVLTQDEKSSLWLGARVICLMIGVRFLTDHLNGDVYFNIHHESHNLQRAANQFTLYKSLLEQEGQLKNYLK, from the coding sequence GTGATCGATTTTGTCAGGCAGTCTGTGCTGCCCTATTTTGGTATTCGGACCAGTGATGCCAAAGTTTCCCCCTTGGGAAATGGTCATATAAATGATACCTTTCTGGTTCGCTGGAGCAATGGTGAACTCGTGCTACAGGGAATCAATACCCAGGTATTTAAGACCCCTAAGGCCTTGGTAGAAAATGCCCATAAAATTGCCGAGCATTTAGCAACAAAGCGCCAGAAGAGTGAGTATTCTCTTGAAATTGTGGCGCCTGTGCGTACCGATAAAGGTCTGCTGGCGGTGGATCTCGGTGAACAAGGTTTTTGGCGTGCTATTAACTATCTTCCCCATAGTCACAGTATAGATGTGGTGAGTTCTGAAGATGAAGCCTTTTCAGCAGCCAAGGCATTTGGACATTTTTCATCGGCATTGAGCGATCTCGATGCGACTCAGCTTGAGGATGTTATTCCACAGTTTCACCATCTTCCCGGACGTATAGACCAGCTGAAGGCGGCGGTAACATGTGATCAAGAAAATAGGTTAGCAAGCTGTAGTGACTGGGTTGATTTCGTATTTTCTCAGCAGGATATTTTACAAGAACTTGCTCAAATATCGCCAATCCTGCCTCTTCGAATATGTCATAACGACACAAAAATCAATAATATGCTCTACGACAAGCGTGATATGAGCAGTTTGGCTATCATAGATCTTGATACCTGCATGAAGGGACATCTCATGTATGATTTCGGTGACATGGTGAGAACTTTCACCTCGCCGGAGGAGGAAGACTCTACCTCTCTTGAGAATGTGCATGTGCGTGAATCTATCTTTGCCGCAATTTGCCGTGGTTATTTGAGTGAACTCGATACCGTGTTAACTCAAGATGAGAAGTCCAGTCTGTGGCTAGGTGCCCGGGTGATCTGTCTGATGATAGGGGTTCGCTTCCTGACCGATCACCTCAATGGTGATGTGTATTTCAACATTCACCATGAAAGCCATAATTTGCAGCGTGCGGCGAATCAATTCACCCTCTATAAGAGCTTGCTTGAGCAGGAAGGTCAGCTAAAAAATTATTTAAAATAA
- a CDS encoding ATP-binding protein yields the protein MKLFNYHTIGSKLVLAFAGCSLLITIISAVALTTWNNLDNHVSTILDSSVPTLNTSYQLESHSAQLQALIAKIQASTNKAEHNKLKLLLDKELTKITKRVNHLRSNPDTSELNFGYAKLANDIDNLERQLLKRIDNQREIDSIKEKIHWIHQDIRDELLPLRQELQWQLTRVNLKHDPKGQRNNIADEFSTTQSLMDKESRVYEQIIELIATQHGSQIDNAFEVINYKLMDIHSLSESIFYHSSTIAYRQLLGELTKIMRPKEMLRQRLHNKLQLETKIDQANVSIQSQLAQQHKQIRNMVANAAQTLKIVKLNIKQTISYSNRLLIICFSISIGISLFLTLYFIRNRIINRLNQLSESLSDINEGKLDLDIKVSGTDEIGQIGELLRQFCLQMREMEKTNALNLINNTQASIITCDLFGKIESVNPSARQLFELPVSGELNMVWDCFSSPDIQELQSQFSEVGSLLDTGSGSVTLFIAADTSVLTPAYLKLDLHLFKQGHQQKVIITISDITEHIETKHILEMHVNEKTQSLTQANKELIAEVELHRRTEKNLRDTQTELIQAAKMAVVGQAMTCTAHELNQPLSAISTYLFSAQMALDKHEYDSLPNALKKIELLSIRMSKIVQNLRNFAKKNPADSPLIQIELHDIAEQARAIVITKAKRQQTKITNHLPIGIYTQADGIQLEQIIINLLVNSCDAVASSKIREIDIIYLGSNNESHTLAILDSGHGLEPEILTSLFTPFTTTKELGLGLGLSISQAIIERFHGAIIPASGLTGGAMLILELPQYDNK from the coding sequence ATGAAGCTTTTTAACTACCACACCATAGGCTCAAAATTAGTCCTAGCTTTTGCTGGCTGTAGCTTGCTCATTACTATCATCAGCGCCGTCGCACTGACCACCTGGAATAATCTCGATAACCATGTCAGTACCATATTAGACTCCAGTGTGCCCACACTAAACACCAGCTATCAATTAGAGAGTCATAGCGCCCAATTACAAGCCTTGATAGCCAAGATTCAGGCTTCAACCAACAAGGCTGAGCATAACAAGCTAAAATTACTATTAGATAAAGAACTGACAAAGATTACTAAAAGAGTCAACCACTTAAGAAGTAACCCGGACACCTCAGAGCTCAACTTTGGCTACGCTAAGTTGGCAAATGATATAGACAACTTGGAGCGCCAGCTGTTAAAGCGAATCGATAACCAACGTGAAATCGACAGCATAAAAGAAAAAATTCATTGGATACATCAGGATATCAGAGACGAACTCCTCCCCCTGAGACAGGAACTTCAATGGCAGCTGACTCGGGTGAATCTCAAACATGACCCTAAGGGACAAAGGAACAATATCGCTGATGAGTTTTCAACCACTCAGAGCCTGATGGACAAGGAAAGCCGAGTTTATGAGCAGATAATCGAGTTAATTGCCACTCAACACGGTTCTCAAATAGATAATGCCTTCGAGGTTATAAACTACAAGCTCATGGATATTCACTCACTCAGTGAGAGTATTTTCTATCACTCCTCAACAATCGCATATCGACAACTTCTAGGCGAACTAACCAAGATAATGCGACCAAAGGAGATGCTGCGACAAAGACTGCATAATAAATTGCAATTAGAGACCAAGATCGACCAGGCCAATGTATCGATACAGTCTCAACTGGCACAACAACATAAGCAGATACGCAACATGGTTGCCAATGCAGCCCAGACACTTAAAATCGTCAAGCTCAATATCAAGCAAACGATCAGTTACAGTAACCGGCTATTGATTATCTGTTTCAGTATTTCCATTGGCATCAGTTTATTCCTCACCCTATATTTCATCAGAAACCGAATAATAAACCGGTTAAATCAGCTGAGTGAAAGTCTATCGGACATCAATGAGGGTAAATTGGATTTAGACATAAAGGTATCCGGTACCGACGAGATCGGCCAAATAGGCGAGCTGTTGCGGCAATTCTGTCTCCAGATGAGAGAAATGGAGAAAACCAATGCGTTGAACCTCATCAACAATACTCAAGCCAGCATAATTACCTGTGATCTATTCGGTAAAATTGAGTCGGTCAATCCATCGGCAAGACAACTGTTTGAGCTGCCAGTCTCAGGTGAATTAAACATGGTATGGGACTGCTTTTCATCACCAGATATTCAGGAGTTGCAATCTCAGTTTAGTGAAGTCGGCTCACTGCTCGACACGGGCTCTGGCAGTGTCACCCTATTCATAGCAGCGGACACCTCAGTCTTGACTCCAGCTTACCTGAAGCTGGACTTACACCTGTTCAAACAGGGCCATCAGCAAAAAGTCATCATCACTATCTCGGATATTACTGAGCACATAGAAACCAAACACATACTTGAGATGCATGTGAATGAGAAGACCCAGTCTCTCACCCAAGCCAATAAAGAATTAATCGCCGAAGTAGAACTGCACCGAAGAACAGAGAAGAACCTGAGAGATACCCAAACCGAATTGATTCAAGCGGCTAAGATGGCTGTGGTTGGCCAGGCTATGACCTGTACCGCCCACGAGCTTAATCAGCCCCTGTCGGCAATCTCAACCTATTTGTTCAGCGCACAAATGGCATTAGACAAGCATGAGTATGACTCACTGCCCAATGCCCTCAAAAAAATTGAACTCCTCAGTATCCGCATGAGCAAAATAGTGCAGAATTTACGTAATTTTGCGAAGAAAAACCCGGCCGACAGCCCATTAATTCAGATCGAACTGCACGATATAGCCGAGCAAGCCAGAGCCATAGTCATCACTAAAGCGAAACGACAGCAGACTAAGATAACCAATCATCTGCCAATCGGTATATACACTCAGGCCGACGGCATTCAATTAGAGCAGATCATCATCAACCTCTTGGTAAACAGTTGTGATGCGGTAGCGAGCTCGAAGATAAGAGAGATAGATATCATATATCTGGGTTCGAATAACGAGTCACATACCTTAGCCATTCTAGACTCGGGGCACGGCTTAGAACCTGAGATTCTTACTAGCCTTTTTACCCCCTTTACCACCACCAAAGAGCTAGGCCTAGGACTCGGACTAAGCATTAGCCAAGCCATAATCGAACGCTTTCACGGTGCTATTATTCCCGCATCCGGCCTAACGGGCGGTGCCATGCTAATATTGGAATTACCTCAGTATGACAACAAGTAA
- a CDS encoding ABC transporter substrate-binding protein, whose product MQQTSSFLLIMLSLIILISPLQTMAEPDDKTLVILTTLSEKPLQPIIEKFKQQHNDIEIKIIHRRTSTSIKLLNQGYIGDIDLVISTSPFLMNRLIKTKQLKQLDTKYQPPLWLAPHSLAADNRIVVFGYSGAVILWNKDYLKQYQLPIPTHWEDLTQAVFFQHITMSTPTRSGTTQMMVESILQHYGWDKGWSLLLNIGANLATISSRSFGVSESISSGMLAAGPMIDSYAINLAKLDYLGFSYLSNVALMPCYVGIIEGSVQDKLSTQFIDFLLSEPNQQALPSSTLAKQSIHDPSLANTLNFTLNQGLMLQRELTINTLFDLAISQQLPQLQDAWLSVIEAEQTFKDQPSKLAEIHRAKQLMFQFPISETQALEMQTMNNHYGGDPQYNPVKVRLLQNWRQRLSLNLNKASRIINDINEQEHQE is encoded by the coding sequence ATGCAACAGACATCAAGTTTTCTCTTAATCATGCTGTCATTAATTATACTCATCAGCCCTCTCCAAACTATGGCGGAGCCAGATGACAAGACTTTAGTGATTCTCACCACCCTGTCCGAAAAGCCACTCCAACCCATAATTGAAAAATTCAAACAACAACATAATGATATTGAAATCAAAATCATTCATAGAAGAACTAGCACAAGTATTAAATTATTGAATCAAGGGTATATCGGCGATATTGATCTCGTTATCTCTACCTCGCCCTTCTTAATGAATCGGTTAATCAAGACCAAGCAATTAAAACAGTTAGATACCAAATACCAGCCCCCTCTCTGGTTAGCTCCACATAGCTTGGCCGCAGACAACAGAATAGTCGTATTCGGTTATTCCGGTGCGGTGATCCTATGGAATAAAGATTATTTAAAACAGTACCAGCTGCCGATACCCACTCATTGGGAAGACCTAACACAGGCGGTATTTTTTCAACACATCACCATGAGTACTCCGACACGTTCAGGGACCACTCAGATGATGGTTGAAAGTATTCTGCAGCATTATGGTTGGGATAAAGGCTGGAGCCTGTTACTCAATATAGGAGCCAATCTAGCCACTATCTCTTCCCGTAGCTTCGGCGTCAGTGAATCAATCTCCAGTGGTATGCTCGCCGCAGGTCCAATGATCGACAGTTATGCTATAAACTTAGCCAAGCTGGACTACCTAGGTTTCTCCTATTTATCTAATGTCGCCCTGATGCCCTGCTATGTCGGGATCATAGAGGGCTCAGTGCAAGACAAGCTTTCGACTCAATTTATCGACTTCCTACTGTCTGAGCCTAATCAGCAAGCACTGCCCAGTAGTACTTTAGCCAAACAATCGATCCACGATCCATCTCTGGCCAACACGCTAAATTTCACTCTTAATCAGGGACTCATGCTACAGAGGGAACTGACCATCAACACCCTGTTTGACCTAGCTATCAGCCAACAGCTCCCCCAGCTACAAGATGCCTGGTTGAGCGTGATTGAAGCGGAGCAGACATTTAAAGACCAGCCTTCTAAACTGGCTGAAATTCATCGAGCCAAGCAATTGATGTTTCAATTTCCGATCAGTGAAACTCAAGCCTTAGAGATGCAGACAATGAATAATCACTATGGAGGAGATCCACAATACAATCCCGTCAAAGTCAGACTCTTGCAGAACTGGCGACAGCGCCTGAGCCTCAACTTGAATAAAGCGAGTCGAATCATCAATGACATCAATGAGCAAGAACACCAAGAATGA
- the gmk gene encoding guanylate kinase produces the protein MTARGNLFIVSAPSGAGKSSLISALLQDKPADKQVSVSHTTRQPRPGEVNGQHYHFVTKEEFKALITENAFFEWAEVFGNYYGTSRKVIEQTLTDGIDVFLDIDWQGAQQVKKVMPEAIGIFILPPSRTELEKRLTGRGQDSKEVIASRMAQAASEISHYNEYDFIIINDDFDTALADLVAIIRSQRLTDTGQIHAHNDMIQGLLAD, from the coding sequence ATGACCGCACGCGGAAACCTATTTATCGTATCAGCGCCCAGTGGCGCAGGTAAATCCTCTCTCATTTCGGCACTTCTGCAGGATAAACCTGCCGATAAACAAGTTTCTGTGTCTCATACGACCCGCCAACCTCGTCCGGGTGAAGTCAACGGACAGCACTATCATTTTGTGACCAAAGAAGAGTTTAAAGCCTTGATCACCGAAAATGCTTTTTTCGAGTGGGCCGAGGTGTTTGGCAACTACTATGGTACGTCTCGAAAAGTGATCGAACAAACCTTGACCGATGGCATAGATGTTTTTCTCGATATCGACTGGCAAGGGGCGCAACAGGTCAAAAAAGTGATGCCTGAGGCCATAGGGATATTTATTCTTCCTCCCTCTAGAACTGAATTAGAGAAGCGTCTGACGGGTCGTGGCCAAGATAGCAAAGAAGTCATTGCCAGCCGTATGGCTCAGGCTGCATCAGAGATCTCTCATTATAACGAATATGACTTCATCATCATTAATGACGATTTCGACACGGCTTTAGCCGACTTAGTCGCAATTATCCGCAGCCAACGTCTAACGGATACTGGCCAAATTCATGCGCACAATGATATGATACAAGGTCTGCTGGCAGACTAG
- a CDS encoding sigma-54-dependent transcriptional regulator yields MTTSNCLEILLVDDDQDVLDAYHHLFSLAGYRTRIFTNPLSALDFIPIDWPGIVVTDMYMPQLSGMELLTQLKERDPRLPVIMISGHGDIPMALKAVKHGACDFLEKPIKPAELLALITKQLNSRHQYLQQKSSLNKTLTRELIGKSAQVNNIRQVLSEMALLDSNVCIYGESGTGRHNVASLLHSLSARATLPLIQLNGNQIKTISDIENLFTQASQASIILSFPELLSHEIQHWLAEFLLNQERTQSKPIRLITIFSDSPEIYIGEQSLLPELYYIINQSNIELPPLRKRPDDIAQLFHYFLKRSCNKLAKPLPSVDKSYLSTLRKHSWDGNVRELRNVAELFAIGIVKLTGQNRTQSMDQTHSPLDNLVNDYEKQIIEDALYLFSGRVADAANYLQIPRKKLYLRLKKHGVDKKDYKTL; encoded by the coding sequence ATGACAACAAGTAATTGTTTAGAAATACTCTTAGTAGATGACGATCAAGATGTACTGGACGCCTATCATCACCTATTTTCTCTCGCCGGATATCGGACTAGAATATTCACGAACCCGTTATCGGCCCTGGATTTTATCCCTATCGATTGGCCTGGGATTGTCGTTACCGATATGTATATGCCTCAGCTCAGCGGCATGGAACTGCTAACTCAGCTGAAGGAAAGAGATCCTCGGCTACCTGTGATAATGATTTCGGGTCATGGGGATATACCCATGGCATTGAAGGCAGTCAAACACGGTGCATGTGACTTTTTAGAAAAGCCCATCAAGCCCGCAGAGCTGCTGGCACTCATCACTAAACAGCTGAATTCACGCCATCAATACCTGCAACAGAAGAGCTCACTCAACAAGACCTTGACCAGAGAACTGATAGGTAAATCGGCACAGGTGAATAACATCCGTCAGGTTCTATCTGAGATGGCATTACTCGATAGCAACGTCTGTATCTATGGTGAATCTGGGACTGGCCGCCACAATGTGGCCTCACTGCTCCATAGCTTGAGCGCCAGAGCGACACTGCCCCTAATTCAATTAAATGGCAATCAGATCAAGACCATTTCAGATATAGAAAATCTGTTCACCCAAGCATCACAAGCAAGTATTATTCTCTCCTTCCCCGAACTCCTATCCCATGAAATACAACATTGGCTGGCCGAGTTCTTACTCAACCAGGAAAGAACTCAATCTAAGCCTATACGACTAATCACCATTTTCAGCGACTCGCCGGAAATCTATATCGGCGAACAGAGCCTGTTACCTGAACTCTATTACATCATCAATCAGAGCAATATAGAGCTGCCACCACTAAGAAAGAGACCCGATGACATAGCTCAGCTATTTCATTATTTTCTCAAACGAAGTTGCAATAAGCTGGCAAAGCCTCTGCCTAGTGTCGATAAAAGTTACCTCTCGACCCTACGCAAGCACTCCTGGGATGGTAATGTCCGCGAGCTGAGGAATGTCGCCGAGCTGTTTGCTATAGGCATAGTTAAACTAACAGGACAGAATCGAACTCAGTCAATGGATCAGACCCATAGCCCCCTAGATAACCTGGTCAATGACTATGAAAAACAGATTATCGAAGATGCTCTATATCTATTTTCTGGCAGAGTTGCAGATGCAGCCAATTACCTCCAGATACCTAGGAAGAAACTCTATTTGCGGCTGAAAAAACATGGAGTAGACAAAAAAGACTATAAGACACTATGA
- a CDS encoding YicC/YloC family endoribonuclease has product MIQSMTAYARIEHKADWGNASWEIRSVNQRYLETYLRLPEHFRSLEPLLRDRLRKRLNRGKIEVNLRYDLADNKSNELHLNQELAKQLVNAANWVKLEAGQGELNLVDILKWPGVMSGSEQDMDALSKELLVAFDSAIDQFIEARGREGAAINTMLQTRLDAIVAQVAIVREHMPTVMQWQRDKLTNRLAEITGELDPARLEQEMVILAQKMDVAEEMDRLDAHVAETQRILKKGGAQGRRLDFMMQEFNRESNTLASKSISAEITAAAVELKVLIEQMREQIQNVE; this is encoded by the coding sequence ATGATCCAAAGCATGACAGCATACGCACGTATCGAGCACAAAGCAGACTGGGGCAATGCCTCCTGGGAAATCCGCTCAGTCAATCAACGCTATCTTGAGACCTATCTGCGTCTGCCTGAACATTTTCGTAGCCTTGAGCCTTTACTGCGTGACCGATTGCGCAAGCGTCTAAACCGTGGAAAGATCGAAGTTAATCTCAGGTACGATCTTGCCGACAACAAGAGCAACGAACTGCACCTCAACCAAGAGCTTGCCAAACAGCTAGTAAACGCAGCCAACTGGGTCAAACTGGAAGCGGGTCAAGGCGAACTAAACCTAGTCGACATCCTCAAGTGGCCTGGTGTCATGTCGGGTTCAGAGCAAGATATGGATGCATTATCCAAGGAGTTACTGGTTGCCTTCGACAGCGCCATAGACCAGTTTATCGAAGCCCGTGGCCGCGAAGGTGCAGCTATCAATACCATGCTACAGACTCGTCTGGACGCCATAGTCGCACAAGTTGCTATCGTTCGTGAGCACATGCCTACAGTAATGCAATGGCAGCGTGATAAGTTGACTAATCGTCTAGCCGAGATCACCGGTGAACTCGATCCTGCCCGTCTGGAGCAAGAGATGGTCATTCTCGCCCAGAAGATGGATGTAGCAGAAGAGATGGACAGACTCGACGCCCACGTCGCAGAAACCCAGCGCATCCTCAAGAAAGGTGGCGCCCAGGGCCGTCGTCTCGACTTTATGATGCAGGAGTTCAACCGTGAGTCGAACACGCTGGCCTCTAAATCTATCAGCGCAGAGATAACTGCTGCTGCGGTAGAGCTTAAAGTACTAATCGAGCAGATGCGCGAGCAGATCCAGAACGTAGAATAA
- a CDS encoding MFS transporter, with translation MFGFFKTRPDQPLMDGSTEEMQKKYKRYQWQVFLGLVFGYAVFYVVRLSLGVVKKPMLDADIVTLSELGIMGSAFFFTYAIGKFSNGLLSDYANIGRFMSISLLLSGVTAIAMGMSTASFFFILLWGLNGWFQSVGSAPSCVSLFQWFSPKQRGSRYALWAGSRNIGEAITWILTASLVSYFGWQAGFIGAGIAAIAAALCMLIVLKDRPQTYGLPDPATAFGEEPESKKKACPEDTRKAQIFILKQPTLWLIAAACAMMYVSRYAMSSWAVLYLQEVKGYSLLDAGFAMSAYPIAGLVGAILSGMVSDKIFNSNRHIPTLMYGIANIAGMCLLFFGPSSHMVDAVALTMIGFAIGGLVVFLAGLTACDLMPQKAVGAVKGFIGLCAYMAASMQELVSASLIDIQTINGVEVYDFTQAQYFWLASSVLSLFLALTVWNAKKVTMDDDSSEALEESKRLSV, from the coding sequence ATGTTTGGATTTTTCAAAACGCGGCCAGACCAACCACTGATGGATGGTTCTACCGAAGAGATGCAAAAAAAATATAAACGTTATCAATGGCAAGTCTTCCTTGGCTTGGTATTTGGCTACGCTGTGTTCTACGTGGTTCGTCTAAGTCTGGGGGTGGTCAAGAAGCCCATGCTGGATGCGGACATAGTCACCTTGTCAGAACTGGGTATCATGGGATCGGCGTTCTTCTTCACCTATGCGATCGGTAAGTTTTCCAACGGTTTGCTGTCAGACTACGCCAACATAGGCAGATTTATGTCGATCTCCCTTTTGCTGTCGGGGGTGACAGCAATCGCTATGGGAATGAGTACGGCCAGCTTTTTCTTCATCCTGCTTTGGGGCCTGAATGGCTGGTTTCAATCAGTGGGCTCGGCACCTTCATGTGTGTCGCTGTTTCAGTGGTTCTCGCCTAAACAAAGAGGCAGTCGCTATGCGCTCTGGGCTGGTTCACGTAATATCGGCGAGGCGATTACTTGGATTTTGACCGCCTCTCTAGTGAGCTATTTTGGTTGGCAAGCCGGTTTCATCGGTGCTGGTATTGCGGCAATCGCTGCGGCTCTGTGTATGCTTATCGTACTCAAAGATCGCCCGCAAACCTATGGTCTGCCGGACCCTGCTACCGCCTTCGGTGAAGAGCCTGAATCTAAGAAGAAAGCATGCCCAGAGGATACTCGCAAGGCACAGATATTTATTCTTAAGCAGCCGACTCTTTGGTTGATAGCTGCGGCCTGTGCCATGATGTATGTTTCCCGTTATGCCATGTCTTCTTGGGCTGTCTTGTATCTGCAAGAGGTGAAGGGTTATAGCCTGCTGGATGCCGGATTTGCCATGTCGGCTTATCCTATCGCAGGTTTGGTGGGTGCTATTTTGTCGGGGATGGTTTCGGACAAGATATTCAATTCTAATCGACACATTCCCACCTTGATGTACGGTATAGCCAATATCGCTGGTATGTGTCTGCTGTTCTTCGGACCAAGCAGTCACATGGTCGATGCCGTAGCATTAACCATGATCGGCTTCGCAATCGGTGGTTTGGTGGTATTCCTAGCGGGCCTAACAGCTTGTGATCTTATGCCTCAGAAGGCTGTTGGAGCGGTAAAAGGTTTTATCGGTCTGTGTGCCTATATGGCTGCATCTATGCAGGAACTGGTGTCGGCATCTCTGATTGATATCCAGACTATTAACGGTGTAGAGGTATATGACTTCACTCAGGCTCAGTATTTTTGGCTAGCCTCTTCGGTATTGTCGCTGTTCCTCGCTCTAACGGTATGGAATGCTAAGAAAGTGACTATGGATGATGACAGTAGCGAAGCGCTGGAGGAGAGTAAACGCTTGTCTGTGTGA